One genomic window of Eptesicus fuscus isolate TK198812 chromosome 6, DD_ASM_mEF_20220401, whole genome shotgun sequence includes the following:
- the SAP30 gene encoding histone deacetylase complex subunit SAP30 produces MNGFTPEEMSRSGDAAAAVAAVVAAAAAAAAASAGNGAGAGAGTEVPGAGAVSAAGPPGAAGPGPGQLCCLREDGERCGRAAGNASFSKRIQKSISQKKVKIELDKSVRHLYICDYHKNLIQSVRNRRKRKGSDDDGGDSPVQDIDTPEVDLYQLQVNTLRRYKRHFKLPTRPGLNKAQLVEIVGCHFRSIPVNEKDTLTYFIYSVKNDKNKSDVKVDSGIH; encoded by the exons ATGAACGGCTTCACGCCGGAGGAGATGAGCCGCAGCGGGGACGCGGCGGCTGCAGTGGCCGCGGTGGTCgctgcggccgccgccgccgccgccgcttcgGCCGGGAACGGGGCCGGAGCGGGTGCAGGAACTGAGGTGCCGGGCGCCGGGGCAGTCTCGGCGGCTGGGCCCCCAGgagcggccgggccgggccccggACAACTGTGCTGTCTGCGGGAGGACGGAGAGCGGTGCGGCCGGGCGGCAGGCAACGCCAGCTTCAGCAAGAGGATCCAGAAGAGCATCTCCCAGAAGAAGGTGAAGATAGAGCTGGACAAGAGC GTAAGGCATCTTTACATTTGTGATTATCATAAAAATTTAATTCAGAGTGTTCgaaacagaagaaagagaaaagggagtgATGATGATGGAGGAGATTCACCAGTTCAAGATATTGATACTCCTGAG GTTGATTTATACCAATTACAAGTAAATACACTTAGGAGATACAAAAGACACTTCAAACTACCAACCAGACCAGGACTTAATAAAGCACAACTTGTTGAG ataGTTGGTTGCCACTTTAGGTCTATTCCAGTGAATGAAAAAGACACCTTAACATATTTCATCTATTCAGTGAAGAATGACAAGAACAAATCAGATGTCAAGGTTGATAGTGGTATTCACTAG
- the HMGB2 gene encoding high mobility group protein B2, translated as MGKGDPNKPRGKMSSYAFFVQTCREEHKKKHPDSSVNFSEFSKKCSERWKTMSAKEKSKFEDMAKSDKARYDREMKNYVPPKGDKKGKKKDPNAPKRPPSAFFLFCSEHRPKIKSEHPGLSIGDTAKKLGEMWSEQSAKDKQPYEQKAAKLKEKYEKDIAAYRAKGKSEVGKKGPGRPTGSKKKNEPEDEEEEEEEDDDDEEEDEDEE; from the exons ATGGGTAAAGGAGACCCCAACAAGCCGCGGGGCAAGATGTCCTCGTACGCCTTCTTCGTGCAAACCTGCCGGGAAGAGCACAAGAAGAAGCACCCCGACTCGTCCGTCAACTTTTCCGAATTCTCCAAGAAATGTTCGGAGAGATGGAAG ACCATGTCTGCAAAGGAAAAGTCGAAGTTCGAAGATATGGCAAAGAGTGACAAAGCTCGCTATGACCGGGAGATGAAAAATTATGTCCCCCCCAAAGGTgacaagaaagggaagaaaaaagatcCCAATGCTCCTAAAAGGCCTCC ATCTGCCTTCTTCCTGTTTTGCTCTGAACATCGCCCAAAGATCAAAAGTGAACACCCTGGTTTATCCATTGGGGATACTGCAAAAAAATTGGGTGAAATGTGGTCTGAACAATCAGCCAAAGATAAGCAACCATATGAACAAAAAGCAGCTAAGCTAAAGGAGAAATATGAAAAG GATATTGCTGCATACCGTGCCAAGGGCAAAAGTGAAGTGGGAAAGAAGGGCCCTGGCAGGCCAACTGgctcaaagaagaaaaatgaaccagaagatgaggaggaggaggaggaagaagatgatgatgatgaagaagaggaTGAAGATGAAGAATAA